One window of Halorarum salinum genomic DNA carries:
- a CDS encoding acetate--CoA ligase family protein: MSESDDPVAAARADGRTTLTEAEAKALLANAGVATTEFAVADDPAAAADAAADIGFPVVLKVSSPSVAHKSEWADGAGVALGLADRDAVETAAERVFDAADAEGIDAEVLVEEARDVDAGTEVIVGGLRDPSFGPVVLTGLGGVFTEVYEDTSHRLAPLDRGEAREAIEELTAAKLLAGYRGGPAADVDALADVVCAVGDLLVEREGIAEVDVNPVLAGAGGAVALDALVLLEDGER; the protein is encoded by the coding sequence ATGTCTGAGTCCGACGACCCCGTCGCCGCGGCCCGGGCGGACGGGCGGACGACGCTCACGGAGGCCGAGGCGAAGGCGTTGCTCGCGAACGCGGGCGTGGCGACGACCGAGTTCGCCGTCGCCGACGACCCGGCAGCGGCCGCCGACGCGGCAGCCGATATCGGCTTCCCGGTCGTCCTGAAGGTTTCCTCGCCGTCGGTGGCCCACAAGAGCGAGTGGGCCGACGGCGCGGGCGTCGCGCTCGGCCTCGCGGACCGCGATGCGGTCGAGACGGCCGCCGAGCGCGTGTTCGACGCCGCGGACGCGGAGGGGATCGACGCCGAGGTGCTCGTCGAGGAGGCCCGCGACGTGGACGCCGGGACCGAGGTCATCGTCGGGGGGCTGCGGGACCCCTCGTTCGGCCCGGTCGTGCTGACGGGGCTCGGCGGCGTCTTCACGGAGGTGTACGAGGACACGAGCCACCGGCTGGCGCCCCTCGACCGCGGGGAAGCGCGCGAGGCCATCGAGGAACTGACCGCGGCGAAGTTGCTCGCGGGATACCGCGGCGGGCCGGCCGCGGACGTGGACGCGCTCGCGGACGTGGTGTGTGCGGTCGGCGATCTGCTGGTCGAACGCGAGGGGATCGCCGAGGTCGACGTGAACCCCGTGCTGGCGGGCGCAGGTGGCGCGGTGGCACTCGACGCGCTCGTCCTGCTGGAGGACGGTGAGCGATGA
- a CDS encoding CoA-binding protein: MNLTRLFDPGTVAVVGASTDERKIGYEAMANAVEFDGRVYPVNPSAEGSVLGEEFVPSVADVDEPVDLALLCVPGPVVPDVLEECGEADVGGAVIYAGGFAEAGEEGEALQERIVEVAAAGDVALLGPNTSGFVVPRSNLLASFASGVEGFRPGNVAILAQSGGVAHQLAFQALREGRGISAMVGLGNRANVGFEEAIDYFDGDAATGAIVLHVEGTDDGRSLLETCRAAETPVVAYKVGQSDVGEFAESHTGALTGDHDLYTAGFAQYGVPTVGSTSALLDAGLALANSPAPGGANVGVVTAQAGPGIIVADRLQRAGATLPELSEDTQERVEEVLPGITFADNPVDTGRPMPEFGELIETVAADDAVDVVLVYELFEEALGFPVDALDGLAERVGKPVLFASEGPPGAMDDELAALREAGVPTFTSPERAAEATALLARYAGLGDGAAEAEVSADV; the protein is encoded by the coding sequence GTGAACCTGACACGCCTGTTCGATCCGGGGACCGTGGCGGTCGTCGGCGCCTCCACCGACGAGCGGAAGATCGGCTACGAGGCGATGGCCAACGCCGTCGAGTTCGACGGCCGGGTCTACCCCGTCAACCCGTCCGCCGAGGGCAGCGTCCTCGGCGAGGAGTTCGTCCCCTCGGTGGCCGACGTCGACGAACCCGTCGACCTCGCGCTGCTTTGCGTGCCCGGCCCGGTCGTCCCCGACGTGCTCGAGGAGTGCGGCGAGGCGGACGTCGGCGGCGCAGTCATCTACGCCGGCGGCTTCGCCGAGGCCGGCGAGGAGGGCGAGGCGCTCCAGGAGCGCATCGTCGAGGTGGCCGCCGCCGGCGACGTGGCGCTGCTGGGCCCGAACACGAGCGGCTTCGTCGTGCCGCGGTCGAACCTGCTCGCCTCCTTTGCCAGCGGCGTCGAGGGGTTCCGCCCCGGCAACGTCGCCATACTCGCCCAGAGCGGCGGTGTGGCCCATCAACTCGCCTTCCAGGCGCTGCGGGAGGGGCGCGGGATCTCGGCGATGGTGGGACTGGGCAACCGAGCGAACGTCGGCTTCGAGGAGGCGATCGATTACTTCGACGGCGACGCGGCCACCGGCGCCATCGTCCTCCACGTGGAGGGGACCGACGACGGTCGCTCGCTGCTCGAAACGTGCCGCGCTGCCGAGACGCCCGTCGTCGCGTACAAGGTCGGCCAGTCCGACGTCGGCGAGTTCGCCGAGTCGCACACCGGGGCGCTCACGGGCGATCACGACCTCTACACGGCGGGGTTCGCCCAGTACGGCGTCCCCACGGTCGGTTCGACCTCCGCGCTGCTCGACGCGGGCCTCGCGCTGGCGAACTCGCCCGCGCCCGGGGGAGCGAACGTGGGCGTCGTGACCGCCCAGGCCGGGCCCGGAATCATCGTCGCCGACCGCCTCCAGCGCGCCGGCGCGACGCTCCCAGAACTCTCCGAGGACACCCAGGAGCGCGTCGAGGAGGTGCTCCCGGGGATCACGTTCGCGGACAACCCGGTCGACACGGGCCGGCCGATGCCCGAGTTCGGCGAGTTGATCGAGACCGTCGCGGCCGACGACGCCGTCGACGTCGTCCTCGTGTACGAACTGTTCGAGGAGGCGCTCGGCTTCCCCGTCGACGCGCTCGACGGCCTGGCCGAGCGCGTCGGCAAGCCGGTCCTGTTCGCCTCGGAGGGGCCGCCGGGGGCGATGGACGACGAACTCGCGGCGCTGCGCGAGGCGGGCGTGCCGACGTTCACCTCGCCCGAACGGGCGGCCGAGGCGACCGCGCTCCTCGCGCGGTACGCGGGGCTGGGGGACGGCGCCGCGGAGGCGGAGGTGAGCGCCGATGTCTGA